Below is a window of bacterium DNA.
TTTCCATTTTTTAACTTCAAAGGATAAATAAGATGATAACTTCCGTAAAGAGAAGGTCTTATGAGGTCATTCATCCCAGCATCTACAATTATAAAATTTTTTGTATGTTTGTGTTTAACATAAAGAACTTTTGTAATCAAAACACCTGCATTACCAACAATAAATCTTCCAGGTTCAATTATTAAGGTTTTTAAATTTAAATCTTTTAATGTTTGATAAATTTCTTTTCCAAATTCTTCAACTGACTGTATTCTATCTTCTTCTTTATAAGGGATACCAAAACCCCCTCCTATATCAAGTATTTCTAAATTGAACTCATTTTTTTTACAGAACTCTCTAACTTTTTCAATTGCCTTAATATAAGGAGAAACTTCTTTTATTTGAGAACCAAGATGGAAATGTATCCCTTTAATTTCTACAAAATTAAATTTTTTCTTTAAAATTCTTTCAGAAATATCAATATCAATTCCGAATTTATTTTCACTTTTTGATGTTTTTATATAATGGTGCGTATCAACATCAATATCAAGATTTAACCTTAAATTTACAACAACCTTTTTTCCATATTTCTTCCCAAATTTCTCAATTATATCAAGTTCTTCTTCATTTTCTACGTTAAAACAGAATATATTTTT
It encodes the following:
- the lysA gene encoding diaminopimelate decarboxylase produces the protein MEEKIKEILEPYYKFRKGSFYIEEVEGKKIAERFGTPVYVYSHSFLKNQINRIKNAFSNLPVKICFSVKSNSNISILKIMKANGLGADIVSEGELRRALIAGFSPSDIVFAGVGKKEEEIEFAVKKNIFCFNVENEEELDIIEKFGKKYGKKVVVNLRLNLDIDVDTHHYIKTSKSENKFGIDIDISERILKKKFNFVEIKGIHFHLGSQIKEVSPYIKAIEKVREFCKKNEFNLEILDIGGGFGIPYKEEDRIQSVEEFGKEIYQTLKDLNLKTLIIEPGRFIVGNAGVLITKVLYVKHKHTKNFIIVDAGMNDLIRPSLYGSYHLIYPLKLKNGKKIKFDIVGPICETGDYLGKDREFPEDIKRNDFLVVMSAGAYGFSMSSNYNTRLRIPEVLVTGKNVKLIRKRETYSYLFKLEKM